The sequence AAGAAGTAGCGCAAATGCCTTGAAAAAGGGAGCCTGTTTACACGGACACGTTTATTTCTAATAACATCTACTATCCTGTCAAGTACTTATGTAATGGATTTCTGATTCAGGACGCTAGATGACGCCACCGAGTGCGCAGCAGTCGGGACATTTAGGGCTTGCGTCGAGTGAACCGATCAATTCTTGGAACCGAGGCGGCGGAGGGCGGAGGGATGTGGAAACCCTCGCCCTCACGATCTCGTCTCTTCATGGGCAGAAAGGGCCTCGCAATCGTGAACGGCGTCACCGACGCCGTAGACAGCCCGCTCTACGACTTCGCCCAACCCTGAGGCGCGACGTTGGGCAGGTCAAACCTCTTTGCGGCCAGTTCGGCTATCGTCCGACCGATGCTGATCGAAGCCCGTCGCCGCTGGTGACGGGGCATTGAGGACGTGGATCATCCTCTCGGCTTCGACGATACGGAAGTCATCTACGAGGGCGCCGGTCGGTTCGACGGCCTGCGCTCGAACCCCCGCTCCCGCTCGGTGTAGATCGGTCATGCCTAGCTCGGGTATCAGCCGCTGAAGGGCGCGTACAAAGGCCCGTTTACTGAGGGAGCGGCGCAACTCGCCCACTCCTGTCTTCCAGTACCTCCTGGACATCCGCCAGAACCCGCCATATAAAACCATTTCCTGGGCATCCGTTAGGGACAAATCGTACGATTGATAACCATTCCGTTTGAACGCCAGCACCGCGTTTGGTCCTGCCTCAACACCCCCGTGTACCGTTCGCGTGAAGTGAACCCCAAGGAAGGGAAATCGTGGGTCGGGAACAGGATAGATGAGATTGTTGACTAAGAAGCGACGATCGGGGACCAGCTCATAGTACTCCCCACGAAAAGGAATGATTTGGAGGCCAGTGTTGACGCCGCTCATTCGCGCGATCCGATCCGACTGGAGGCCGCCACAATTAATCAGGTATCGGCAACAGACCTCTCCGGCGGTTGTTTCGAGCAGTAGTTCGTCCATCTTGCGTCGGAGCCCGGACACCTGGGCCGCTGTGTGAATCTTCCCTCCCGCGCTGCGCACGAGGTCGGCAAATGCATGGGTCACCAGGGTGTAGTCGACTATGCCCGTCTCCGGAACTGAAAGTCCCGCGATGCCCGCTGCGTGAGGCTCGTATTCCCG is a genomic window of Candidatus Methylomirabilis lanthanidiphila containing:
- the lhgO gene encoding L-2-hydroxyglutarate oxidase LhgO, which produces MGSVRYDVAVVGGGIVGMAVAMTLVSRWRLSLVVLEAEDRLAAHQSGHNSGVIHSGLYYKPGSLKARLCTEGREAMFRFCQAHGIPYERCGKLVIATTENELPLLNELEQKGDANGLRGLRRLGPEEIREYEPHAAGIAGLSVPETGIVDYTLVTHAFADLVRSAGGKIHTAAQVSGLRRKMDELLLETTAGEVCCRYLINCGGLQSDRIARMSGVNTGLQIIPFRGEYYELVPDRRFLVNNLIYPVPDPRFPFLGVHFTRTVHGGVEAGPNAVLAFKRNGYQSYDLSLTDAQEMVLYGGFWRMSRRYWKTGVGELRRSLSKRAFVRALQRLIPELGMTDLHRAGAGVRAQAVEPTGALVDDFRIVEAERMIHVLNAPSPAATGFDQHRSDDSRTGRKEV